The genomic DNA AAACCTTGGACACTTTTTGTAATGATGGGTTTGACTGGAACTGGCGGTTACAATGATGCAGATACACAAGCAGTAAATCAGTTGCCTACACAAGAAGCCAAAAAAGCTTATACCATAAAAATGATTCAAGACCGTTTAAAAAATAAAGGATTCTTCGGTTATCTTCGTTTTCTGGCTCAAAAAAATCGTCATAATACTGCCAATGGTGATTTTGACTGGGGTTGGGATGGCGGTGATTTAATCCCAGAAACGCCTTCTAAAAATCGTTGGCAAGAACACTTGCGGTCACTGTATTATCCGCAAAATCAAAAAAGTAACTATCTACGAATTTATATGCATTTTTTCTATTTACTCACATTACTAGGTCTATTGTTCAGTATCCCTCTAAAAGATTCAAAAAATAACTACGCGATTTTAAAATTAGCTTTCATTGGAGCTATTCTGTATTTATTGCTCTTTGAAGGCGGCCGCTCTCGCTATTTAATCCAGTTTATGCCGTTTTGGTACTTGTTATCAGCGAGTGGTTGGCTGGGATTGAGAGAGATTCGAAGATACAAAAAAATAGTAAAATAGAAAAGAGGATTGAGTTAAAAATGAAAAAAAGTTTACTGGGGTTGATTGTTTTTTTATCCTTACTGACCCTTACTTCTTGCAGAAATAAAGTGACCACAAAAGAGCTAATGGCAAACGAGTGGGCCGTAAACTCCAACGTTGATGAAGTAGTAATGATTGTATCATTCAGCGAAGATACCGCTACTTTCAAAATCAATACAGATGAACACACATCAACTGCAAAAAATGATTTGGAAAAAGCAGGCGAAGAATTAGGTAAACAAATTGCAAATAAAATAGAATACAAAGTCAAATACCATCTAAAAAACAATCAAATTCGTTGGGAAAATGAAGGAAAAGAAGTAGCTTACAAGATAAAAAAAGAAAAGCAAAATCTACTTTTCACTCCTACTAAGACAAACAATTCTGATAACCAAACAAAACTAGTTTTGAAACCTTACACAAAGAAAAGTATTGATTCTTCCACTCAAAAAGATAAAACGGAAGAAACCAGCTCTAATTATCAAAACGTCTCATCTGAAACAAACCAATCTACCTCTTCATCTACTACTAAAGAACCGCTACCACAAGTTAGCTTAGCTGATTTTATAGGCGGTTGGGGTATTCCTCAAAGTGATAACTTATTTTTTATAAATGCTGACGGAACACTCACTAGCATAACTCAATCGAATGTTCCTCTTCAAAATGTAAGTTTTTCTGTGGATGAGAATGGTAATCAAATAATGACGTTTCTTTTGAATAATACGCCCCGAACAGTAACGAAAAATAATGATGGTACTTTAACTGTTAATGGACAAATATACACTTATCTAGGTAATATTACGTTGGAACAATTAATTGAAAGAAATAATCAAACTCAACAAGTTTTTGAACAATCTGAGCAGCAACCACCACAAAACTCTGATTCTAGTGAACAAATACAAAATTCTAAATCAGACCAACCTATATACGATACGGTACGAAGTGGTGAAGGTGGGCGACAGTTAGCCGAAAGAAATGGTTTAACCTTGGAAGAATTATTAGCATTAAATCCACGCATTGAAACTTCTGTTTTTTATCCTGGTCAGTCATTACGAATTAAATAGAAATTTAGGTATACTAATAGATAATAGTCTATAAAAAAAGAAAAGTCCATGTGGGGACCACGGACTCAAAAAAGTATTTCGAGATTTAGTTTACAAAAATATTATAACAGAAATGAGGAGTTTTCAAATGAAAAAAATGTATTTGTTAAGCATAACATTAATATCTCTTGGTATTTTAGCAGGTTGTTCTAATAATGATTCTACTAAAGTGCAAAAACTAGAAACAACTATTTCTAGTCTAAAAAAAGAAAATGATTCTTTAAAAACAGGAAATACTGATGAAAATAAAAAAAGCCAGGAATCCAAAGTAGATTCCAAACAAAAAAAGGAAGAAAAAAAATATGGTTTAAATGAAGACGTTGATCTATATTCAAATTCTAAAAAAGTTGGAAAAATTAAACTTACGAAAGTTTCTACTAATCAATCTGCATTTCCAGATTATATGATTAATCTAGAAGATTATGATACTAGCAAAATGATGGCAGTGACTTTTGATTATACCAATATTGCTATGGAAGAACCCTTTTTACCCCACTCTAATTATTTCCAAGCATATTCTAAGGATGGAAAAGCTTTACAATCATTTAATCAGCAAAATGGTCAAGATTATGTTTCTCAAGGTAGAACTGGAACATCTACAATTTACTTTGGGATACCAGTTGATGGCAATAGTTTTGACGAAGTGGAACTAGACCTTGTACCTACTGGCTCAGCAAAAATTGCGACATTTGATATAGCAGTTGGTCATTGATTAATAGCATATATGGAATATACACAAAAATGTCTAAGGAGCCTAACATTCTTTCAAGAAAGAATGTTAGGCTCCTTTTATTCAGACAATTTCAGCCACTCCTTGCGATTGCAATAGGACATAGTTTTTACAAAGACAAAATGATAAAGCAAACCGTAAGCTAGCCCCAACATATTTAACAAAATTCTTAAGTAAAGACTTGTTTCTAGCCCAAATATCATAGAAGCTGCCATGATAGCACCAACACAATTAAAAATCGTTTTACTTTTATAAGATGTGCATAAGCCTAAACAAAGTCCTCCTAAAATACCAAGTAGGTTCGTTGGTATATAAAATAACAAGATAGCCGATACTAGAGAACCAATAACGACCCCTATTATTCGTTCTTTTGCTCGTTCAGACAATTTAAACGTATCATACCCAGAAAATAATGACGAACTAGCAAATGTTGCCCACATAAAGCGGTCAATCTGAAGGTGCGTTCCTATAAAAAGTAATAAGCTAATGCCTAAAGCGTAATAACCAAACCAAATATTTCTTTGATTAAAAAAACCATTTTCTGTAACCATCTGTATAAAAGTAATCTCTTGATCCAATTTTTTATGTTTCACATGATAAACAAAAGCTAAAAGTAGATAAGCAAACACTAATACAAAGAAAGTTTGTTCTAATTGCTGAAACGATTGATAGTGAACCGTGCCAACTAAATATAAGTAGGAGAACGTATACAAGCCAGGATTACCCATTTTAGGGTTTTTACCAGTTAAGAAAAACAATGCCAGCAAGCAGATAAAATGAAGGCCCAATTGTAAAAATGATACAGAAATCAGTGAAATTAATGGACTAACACCTAGAATTGTTAACACGATTCCTAAACTAAGCAAGGCCTGTTTTTCCCTGTAGCCATATGAGACGAAACGGATACTCAACAGCAAACAAAATAATACAATTGAAAAAGGCGCTACAGCTTTTCCAAAGAAAAAAGTAATCGTCGACACCCATAAAATCGCAAACGAAACTAATAAGATATCCCTTATTAACAAGGCGCGCCAAAAATATCTCCGCTGTTTTTTAGTATCCGCTTGATGAATTTTTTGTTTTAAAATAAATGGATCTAACTGCAATAATTGATAAAAAGTCACCTAAAATCATCTCCTAAAAATCGACTCTTCTCAATTCATTATTCCAACTTTTCCTTCTATGAAATCAGAAGAAAAGTAGTTGTGACGAACATTTTACTACAACTTTTTTTCTGAATCAATACATGCTTTATTTCTTAATTCAATACCTCTCCCGATACGATTTGCTTACTTCATAAAAAATAAGCCTAGAAAAAATCAAAACGATTAATTCTAGACTCAAAATTAAATAACTGTTGAACAAAAGCTAGCGCTTTTTTACATAAACTTTTCCAACAGATCCATTTCTTTTTCTAATTCTTTTTCATCATACTTGTCATACTTACCAGCTTCGTGTGCAATTTTTTTAATCTCATGAATGGCTTTTTTTTCAACAATCCATTTCTTCATACTATGTTTTTTTGTATCCTCATCTAGCGAGCTCAACTCTTCTAAACTTGCATCCAATTTGTTCAAAACGTCGGCAATTTTTACTAATGCTTGCGCTTCTTTTTCTTCATAGTTTGACATAATAGACACCTCTTCTTAAGTATTTTTCTACTTTAAGTGTACGTCTCTGTCGTTTTATTTGCAACTAATAACTCAACTGCTTCTCAGTACGGAGGATAAGGGATTCGAACCCTTGCACGATGTTACTCGCCTAACGGTTTTCGAGACCGTCCCCTTCAGCCAAACTTGGGTAATCCTCCCTCTACATTCCATCTACAAATGAACATGTAATGAATCAAAAGATAAAAAGCCTAGACCCTTACACAACAAGGATTCTAGGCTCTATCTAAATAAATTATTTAGTTTCACGGTGTAAAGTAACTTTTCTTTCACGTGGGCAATATTTTTGTTTTTCTAAACGATCAGGATTGTTACGTTTATTTTTATTTGTTAAGTAGTTACGTTCTTTACAAGAAGTACACTCTAAAGTGATGTTTACGCGCATGTTTTCCCCTCCTACTAATAATTGATCTTTCCAAGAGATTTCTTAGACTTGAATATCATACCATTTTTTTTGTCATTTGACTACCCTTTTGGGCAAATTTGTAAAGTAGTTCTACTTTACAAATTTTATTTTTTGTACATTTCCATATACGCTTCTAAAACTTCTTTGGCAATCGTTTGATTTGGTTTGGAAGATTCATCATTTAAGTGTGGTAAAACAACGCTAATTGCAATTTCAGGATTTTCGTACGGCGCATAAGCCACCAAGTTACTATTAACCGTTGTATGGTTTACTCCATTAGCATCTGTTGCTTGCGTTTCGGCGGTCCCTGTTTTAGCAGCAATCGAAAACTTGTCTGATTTTAAACCACGTGCAGTTGTAAAAGGACTAGTTCCATTTACTACATTATAGAAACCTTGTTGAAGAATTCCTATCTGGTCTTCAGAAATATTCACCTTATTCAAAACTTTTGGTTCAATTTCTTTTAAAATTTTTCCTAAAGCTCCATTTTCATCATTGCCATAGATTCCTTCTACCACATGGGGTTGCACGCGGATACCATTATTTGCGACAGTGGAAACGTACTGTGCTAATTGTAACGCGCTATAGGTATCATATTGCCCAAAAGATAGGTCAAGAAGATTACCACCTTGTGGCGCAGAAGACGAATCCTTAAAGTCCTTGTTTTGAATTCCTGTTGTTTCTCCTGGTATATCAATTCCAGTTTTCGTTCCCATACCATATTCTGCAAAAGCTTTTCTTAATTCTTTAAAGACAGTGTCATCTCCTACTTCATAAGGGAAAATCATATTGGGATAATAATTCACACCCATCATTTTAAAGACTAATTTCATCATATAAGCATTCGAAGAATATTCTAACGCTTGCTCCGCAGTTAATTGCATGGTTGTTCCGCCAGAAGCATTCCACCAAGAAGCTTTTGGATTACTACCTGCTAGTAAAATAGCTTCATCTGTTAAAACGTCATTGCCTTTAATGACGCCTGTTTCATAACCAGCTGTTAAAGTACCTGCTTTCACAACTGATCCAGGAACTTCAGAATTCAAAATAGGTGCTAAAGGATTAGGTGTGACTTCTCCAGTTGCTAAATCATGATGAAATCCGGACATCGCTAAAATAGCACCTGTTTGAGGGTTCATAGCAACGACATATGCATTTTCTGAGTATGGTCCAATGGTTTTGACTATTTGTGAATAGTTTCGTTGTAAAATTTCATCAACTTTGTTTTGGAAATTTGAATCAATCGTTAATTTTAAGTTGGAGCCTTTTTCCCCTTTGGAAATTGGGGTTTGTGAAACAATCTTTCCGTTATTGTCTAAAACGACTTCTGATTTTGCTTTTTTACCTTGTAGTACGTCTTCATATTGTTTTTCTAAATAGCTAGTCCCGACACGGTCATTTCGTGCATAGCCTTTTTTCAAATATTCATCGACTTCTTCGGCTGGCAATCCTTGTTTTTCAGTTGAAACGGTGCCCAACAGGCTACGTAATGCGCCACTTTGAGAATAATCACGCGTCCAATCAGTCCCTGTTGAAACACCAGATATTTCCGCTGTGTGTTCACCAATTGTCGCAATTTCACCTTCTGTTACCCCTTCATTCTTGATGAAGACCGTGTTCATTTGTGACGCTGCATTCATTCGTTTAAAAATCGTCACTGCTTGTAAGGTTCGGTCATCAAATGCAATTTCTTCAGGGGTGACTTTTTCAACTGCTTTGGCATATAATGTGCCTTCGTCCGTAATTTTGTTGCCTTTTTCATCTTCTTTATCTTGATCGGTTAAACGGCCTTGGGCTGCTTTTAAATTTTCAGGATTCGCTAACCAATAATCTTTTTTATCACGATCCGTTAAGTTTGGATCAACTGGAACGTTAATAAGTTCGTTAACTTTATTCGCAATCGGTAAAATATCTTTTCCTTCAATATTTTTTCCTCGTGTGTAAGTGATTGCTAAATTGGCTTTGTTAGAAACCAAGACTTTTCCTTGTGAATCATAAATTTGTCCTCGAGGGGATGGTGTCGTGATTTGTAGTGAAGAATTGGCAGTGATTTTTTTGTTAAACTCTTCTCCTTCTACAATCTGTAAATATCCTAAACGGACAATTAATGAAACAAATAAAGTGAATATCACAAAAAATAATAAGTTCAATCGAAAAGGAATATGTGGCTTTCTACCTCGTTGACTCTTTGCTGCGGCATCTGTTTTTTTTATTTTATCTATAAATGAGTTTTTCTTCATACCTCTAGTCCCTTCACTAAAAAGTTTCGCATTCTCATTGTAACAAAAAATAGTCAAAAAATCAGGATTATTCCCAGCTCTAAGGAAATATTTAATTATTTTGTTTTTGAAAAAAGTCAAAAGGACTTCTGAATTCAGAAGTCCTTTTGACTTTTTCCCTTTTTTTAACGGCTGTAATTGTGAACTTCAGCAGCCATGCTGTCAATGAAAATTGATAAATCTTCGACAGACGTTTCTTTGCTTCCATAACGACGGACGTTCACCGTTGCGTCTTCCATTTCTTTGTCCCCGACCACTAATTGATAAGGTACTTTTTGGGTTTGAGAGGCCCGAATTTTGTAGCCCATTTTTTCGTTACGATCATCGACTTCAACACGTAAGCCTTGTGCTTGTAAACGTTCTTTGATTTCATAAGCATACTCAGAATGCGCTTCTACAGAAACTGGGATAATAGTTGCTTGAATTGGTGCTAACCAAGTAGGGAAAGCGCCTTTGTAAACTTCTGTTAAGTAAGCCACAAATCGTTCCATTGTTGAGACAATACCACGGTGGATAACAACTGGGCGATGTGTATTTTCACCATCTTCGCCAACATAAGTTAAGTCAAAACGTTCTGGTAATAAGAAGTCTAATTGGATGGTTGATAATGTTTCTTCCATTCCTAAAGCTGTTTTTACTTGAACATCTAACTTCGGACCGTAAAAGGCAGCTTCGCCTTCTGCTTCAAAGTAATCTAATTCTAATTCATCCATGGCAGCTTTTAACATCGCTTGCGCTTTTTCCCACATCGCATCATCATCAAAATATTTGTCTGTATTATTTGGATCACGATAGCTTAAGCGGAAACGATAATCCGTAATGTTAAAGTCAGCATAGACTGCCACCATTAACTCCAAAGTACGTTTAAATTCGTCTTTAATTTGGTCAGGACGAACAAAAGTATGGCCATCGTTTAAAGTCATTTCACGAACACGTTGTAACCCTGATAATGCGCCAGATTTTTCATAGCGGTGCATCATCCCTAATTCAGCGATTCGAATTGGCAATTCGCGGTAACTATGAATGTCATTTTTATAAACCATCATATGGTGTGGACAGTTCATTGGACGTAATACCAGCATTTCGCCATCACCCATATCCATTGGTGGGAACATATCTTCATGGTAATGATCCCAGTGACCAGATGTTTTGTATAATTCCACATCTGCCATAATTGGTGTATACACATGTTGGTAACCTAAGCTAATTTCTTTGTCCACAATATAACGTTCAATTGTACGACGAATGGTTGCGCCTTTTGGTAACCAGAAAGGTAACCCTGAACCAACTTCTTGTGAAACCATAAATAAATCTAATTCTTTTCCTAATTTACGGTGGTCACGTTCTTTGGCTTCCTCGCGCATTTTGATAAATTCTTTTAAATCTTTTTTATCGAAAAAGGCAGTGCCATAAATCCGTTGCATCATGTGATTGTCAGAGTTTCCGCGCCAATAAGCACCAGCTACTGAAAGTAATTTAAAGACTTGAATCCGTCCTGTTGAAGGGACGTGAACACCACGACATAAATCAACAAAATCGCCTTGATCATAGACAGTGATGATTTCATCTTCTGGCAAATCTGTAATTAATTCAACTTTGTAAGGATCATCAGCAAATAATTCTAACGCTTCTGCACGTGAGATTTCTTTACGAACGATTGGGTTATTTTCCTTCACAATTTTCATCATTTCGGCTTCAATTGCAGGTAAATCTTCCGCTGTCACAGGGGATTCCCCATTATCTGTATCATAGTAGAACCCAGAATCAATCGCAGGACCTACGCCAAATTTAATGTTAGGGAAAAGACGGCGTAAGGCATTAGCCATTAAATGAGCTGATGAATGACGTAAAATTCCTAAAGCATCTTCATGATCAGGTGTCACGATTTCAAGCGAACCATCTTCTACGATAGGACGATCTAAATCGATTAAAACACCATTGAATTTACCAGCTAAAGCTTTTTTGGCTAAACTGTTGCTAATACTTTTAGCAACATCAAATGTTGTAACCCCAGAATCAAACGGTTTAACAGCGCCATCTGGAAAAGTAATGTGAATAGACATAATAAAATTCTCTCCTTTTAATTTTTTTGATTTGAAGCGTTTCATTGTGTTCCTGTTTTTCACAATGAAACGAAACAGCCACCTGTTCCCCTTGTTAAAAAACAAAAAGTCCTAGTATTCTAACGAATACTAGGACGAAAATATCGTGGTTCCACCTAATTTTGAACACAAATAATCTGTGTTCCTCTAGCGTGTTAACGGTGCGACCGCCTTTGTTTCAACAAAGGTTTCGAAAGTGGTCATCCCTTGTGCCAATCTGGAAAATTTTCAGCCAAGATTTTCCTCTCTAATAGATCGCGGGCAAGTTCAGTTGTCTTTCTCATCAATCATTTATGCACTTATTTAACCACTTATTTTCAGAAAAAGCAAGTGATTCAACAGAAATTCTCTGAAAACTTATTTTTTCCATTCGCCGCCTTGTGCATAGCGGTCTTTTTTCAATTCATTGACAATCACATGGATATTCTCTTTTGGTGCACCAGCGTTTTTTGACACAGCTTCTGTAATATCTTTGACCATATTAGTTAACTGTTCTTCTGTGCGGCCTTCAATTAATTCTACATGTACAAATGGCATCTTCGTTCCCCCAATTTAAATTGCTTGTTCTGTTTGTATCATAGAGCGGGTTATGACGCTTGTCAATAAAAAATTGGAGACGTCAGTCGTTACGGTTGACGTCTCCAATTTTTATTTTTCAGATACATAGTTGGACCAAAGTGCGGTCTTGCCTAATATCTCTTTTTATACTTCTTCGCCGTAATCTACAGGTTTATCAAATTCACCTGGTGCATCATCATAGATATGTCCGTAAATAATTACCGGCATTCCGTCATAGGATACATCAAAGATTTTTGAAACTTCTGTTCCTGGCGTATTGATACAGCCATTACTACCAGCATCGGTTTTAAAGGCTTCTTTATCGCCATACTTATCCAATTTATGGTCGGAGTCATGAATCCCGATTTGTGTGACAACGCCACCTTGACTTAATAACGGCATCCAATATTTTACTGGCACACTGTATCGAGAACCATCAAGCATTTGACCTTCTAAATTCACATCGGTTGTCCGATATAAAATTGTATGGAATCCTGGTACTGTTGCGGTTCCTTTGTTATATCTGCCAGTAATGATATCTGTGGTGACTATTTTTTTGCCATCAATGAAACAATACATTTTTTGATCTTTTAAATCAATTTCAATGTAATTATTGGCTATTTTACTATTTTCTTTGGTATCGCCAACCAACGGAACAGTGATTGCATTCGTTTGTTCTTGGCTATTCAGCGCGTTTACTAGTAGATCTTGCGTTTTGGCCCCATCAATCGACCAGCCATAACTTCCGTTGTTTTTAAAACGACGTGTCGTGCCGTGAACATCTGTAAATAAAACTGGTTGATTAGCAGAACCATATGTTGTTTCTAATTGTGTCACCCAAGTAGTTAGTTTTTCTTTGTTGATTGTGCCATCATCATTCAGCACGTTTTGAATTTGTGTTTTATCAAAGGCTACTTTTTCACCATTAATATCAACTGTAATTGTTTTATTTAACTTGTTATTGAGCGTTGTCAATGTTGCCTTTAACGTTTGATCCTCTTTTGTAATTTCAGGGGCTTTATAAAAATCTTTGGCATTGTATTGATAGTTGCCTTTTCCCGCTTCAACATCCGCAATAATCTGCTGATTTAAGCGCTGTGTGTCCACTACTGTGCCTTGTTCTTCAGGAACAATTTCAAAAGTGCCATTGCCTCGACGGATACTCGCATTTTTGCTTGGTTTCCCCTCTGGAAAACTTAAAGTCGCTAATTTAGCTTCTAGTTCTTTTTTGAATGCCTCGTTTAACGGTAGCTTCACCTTGCTACTGTGTAAATGGTCTTTTAAAAATTTTTGATCCAATTGGTATTTTTTAGGAAGTTGAATTTTTTCTTCTTTTGTCCCCGTTTGAACCACAACTTCTTCGGTTTGATTAACTTGCGCTAATTTTTCTTCTGCAGCATTTACATTTAACCAGCCTACAGAAACTCCATTTACTTTTGTGGTTGGTAAAAAGTGACTTTGAAAATAAACATAACTGCCCCCAGCAACCAGAGCTAGTCCAACCAAAGAAGTAATAATTACTTTCTTTTTATTATTTTTTCCTGATTTTTGACGACATGTATTACGCATTTGCATTTCTTCTTTTTTCATTTGTTCATCCTTTATATCAATAATTTTAGGTTTATTTCTTAGAGACTAGGCAACAAACAACTGCGGTGATCTACAATCAAAAAAGGTTCCCTTTCTCTCGCAGATTAATTTTTTCAATTATACACTATTTTTATGTTGTTTTCAGCTTATTTTCCTTGTAAATCCTTTAATCTTAAAGAATTTGTATACTCTGTGACTTTTTTTGCTTCTTGTAAATGATACGTAAACTGGGCCATTTTAGCAAAATCCTGAGCGACGACGTCAAAAAAGGCTTGTGTCTTTATTAAGCTGTTCCAACAAGCTTCTTTACTAGAAAAATCCAGCAACGATGCTAATTGATCCATCGTGTCAGGAGTGACATAATTTTTCAGATACTTAAATTGTTTCCCAACAGAAATTGGCTCCGGTTCCTGCCAAGCCGCTTGCCAAGAAAGCAAGCGCAACAGTTCCTGCTGACAATATTCATAGAGATGTGTGACAGCGTAAAATAGTTCATTCCGACAAAGCCCCTTAACTACATACGTACTAACCCACCAAAATTCATTGCAACAATCGTTAAATTGCTGCTGATCCGGAACTGTTACTGTATAATTTTTATCAGATGCTACAGGTAAAGGCGGCAAATTTTCATCTTTGTCTAACAAGATAATTGCTAAAGAATCGCCTTCATGCCAATTATCTTTTTCTGCGAGAGGACACAACGTTAAATCGATACGTTGGCCATCTTCAAATAACATTAAAAATGTTTCCCGCGTCTTCGGTTCTGTGGGAAATAAGGTCATTTCCTTGGGACGTTGCATAATTAATGGTTGTCCAAATTTTGCTATCCACGTTGCTGTTTCAAAAAACTCAGCACATGGTTCTACAATATAAACAATGTCGAAATCTTGAAAACTATCTTTTGGCGCTTTCACATTCGTGCGAGACCCCAC from Enterococcus faecalis includes the following:
- a CDS encoding L,D-transpeptidase family protein translates to MKKEEMQMRNTCRQKSGKNNKKKVIITSLVGLALVAGGSYVYFQSHFLPTTKVNGVSVGWLNVNAAEEKLAQVNQTEEVVVQTGTKEEKIQLPKKYQLDQKFLKDHLHSSKVKLPLNEAFKKELEAKLATLSFPEGKPSKNASIRRGNGTFEIVPEEQGTVVDTQRLNQQIIADVEAGKGNYQYNAKDFYKAPEITKEDQTLKATLTTLNNKLNKTITVDINGEKVAFDKTQIQNVLNDDGTINKEKLTTWVTQLETTYGSANQPVLFTDVHGTTRRFKNNGSYGWSIDGAKTQDLLVNALNSQEQTNAITVPLVGDTKENSKIANNYIEIDLKDQKMYCFIDGKKIVTTDIITGRYNKGTATVPGFHTILYRTTDVNLEGQMLDGSRYSVPVKYWMPLLSQGGVVTQIGIHDSDHKLDKYGDKEAFKTDAGSNGCINTPGTEVSKIFDVSYDGMPVIIYGHIYDDAPGEFDKPVDYGEEV
- the thrS gene encoding threonine--tRNA ligase codes for the protein MSIHITFPDGAVKPFDSGVTTFDVAKSISNSLAKKALAGKFNGVLIDLDRPIVEDGSLEIVTPDHEDALGILRHSSAHLMANALRRLFPNIKFGVGPAIDSGFYYDTDNGESPVTAEDLPAIEAEMMKIVKENNPIVRKEISRAEALELFADDPYKVELITDLPEDEIITVYDQGDFVDLCRGVHVPSTGRIQVFKLLSVAGAYWRGNSDNHMMQRIYGTAFFDKKDLKEFIKMREEAKERDHRKLGKELDLFMVSQEVGSGLPFWLPKGATIRRTIERYIVDKEISLGYQHVYTPIMADVELYKTSGHWDHYHEDMFPPMDMGDGEMLVLRPMNCPHHMMVYKNDIHSYRELPIRIAELGMMHRYEKSGALSGLQRVREMTLNDGHTFVRPDQIKDEFKRTLELMVAVYADFNITDYRFRLSYRDPNNTDKYFDDDAMWEKAQAMLKAAMDELELDYFEAEGEAAFYGPKLDVQVKTALGMEETLSTIQLDFLLPERFDLTYVGEDGENTHRPVVIHRGIVSTMERFVAYLTEVYKGAFPTWLAPIQATIIPVSVEAHSEYAYEIKERLQAQGLRVEVDDRNEKMGYKIRASQTQKVPYQLVVGDKEMEDATVNVRRYGSKETSVEDLSIFIDSMAAEVHNYSR
- a CDS encoding DUF4950 domain-containing protein, which encodes MKKEKQNLLFTPTKTNNSDNQTKLVLKPYTKKSIDSSTQKDKTEETSSNYQNVSSETNQSTSSSTTKEPLPQVSLADFIGGWGIPQSDNLFFINADGTLTSITQSNVPLQNVSFSVDENGNQIMTFLLNNTPRTVTKNNDGTLTVNGQIYTYLGNITLEQLIERNNQTQQVFEQSEQQPPQNSDSSEQIQNSKSDQPIYDTVRSGEGGRQLAERNGLTLEELLALNPRIETSVFYPGQSLRIK
- a CDS encoding 2-hydroxymuconate tautomerase; translated protein: MPFVHVELIEGRTEEQLTNMVKDITEAVSKNAGAPKENIHVIVNELKKDRYAQGGEWKK
- a CDS encoding aminoglycoside 6-adenylyltransferase; translated protein: MRTEEEMFQLIMDVAKQEEHIRAVGMVGSRTNVKAPKDSFQDFDIVYIVEPCAEFFETATWIAKFGQPLIMQRPKEMTLFPTEPKTRETFLMLFEDGQRIDLTLCPLAEKDNWHEGDSLAIILLDKDENLPPLPVASDKNYTVTVPDQQQFNDCCNEFWWVSTYVVKGLCRNELFYAVTHLYEYCQQELLRLLSWQAAWQEPEPISVGKQFKYLKNYVTPDTMDQLASLLDFSSKEACWNSLIKTQAFFDVVAQDFAKMAQFTYHLQEAKKVTEYTNSLRLKDLQGK
- a CDS encoding FUSC family protein, giving the protein MTFYQLLQLDPFILKQKIHQADTKKQRRYFWRALLIRDILLVSFAILWVSTITFFFGKAVAPFSIVLFCLLLSIRFVSYGYREKQALLSLGIVLTILGVSPLISLISVSFLQLGLHFICLLALFFLTGKNPKMGNPGLYTFSYLYLVGTVHYQSFQQLEQTFFVLVFAYLLLAFVYHVKHKKLDQEITFIQMVTENGFFNQRNIWFGYYALGISLLLFIGTHLQIDRFMWATFASSSLFSGYDTFKLSERAKERIIGVVIGSLVSAILLFYIPTNLLGILGGLCLGLCTSYKSKTIFNCVGAIMAASMIFGLETSLYLRILLNMLGLAYGLLYHFVFVKTMSYCNRKEWLKLSE
- the rpmG gene encoding 50S ribosomal protein L33 → MRVNITLECTSCKERNYLTNKNKRNNPDRLEKQKYCPRERKVTLHRETK
- a CDS encoding peptidoglycan D,D-transpeptidase FtsI family protein, whose protein sequence is MKKNSFIDKIKKTDAAAKSQRGRKPHIPFRLNLLFFVIFTLFVSLIVRLGYLQIVEGEEFNKKITANSSLQITTPSPRGQIYDSQGKVLVSNKANLAITYTRGKNIEGKDILPIANKVNELINVPVDPNLTDRDKKDYWLANPENLKAAQGRLTDQDKEDEKGNKITDEGTLYAKAVEKVTPEEIAFDDRTLQAVTIFKRMNAASQMNTVFIKNEGVTEGEIATIGEHTAEISGVSTGTDWTRDYSQSGALRSLLGTVSTEKQGLPAEEVDEYLKKGYARNDRVGTSYLEKQYEDVLQGKKAKSEVVLDNNGKIVSQTPISKGEKGSNLKLTIDSNFQNKVDEILQRNYSQIVKTIGPYSENAYVVAMNPQTGAILAMSGFHHDLATGEVTPNPLAPILNSEVPGSVVKAGTLTAGYETGVIKGNDVLTDEAILLAGSNPKASWWNASGGTTMQLTAEQALEYSSNAYMMKLVFKMMGVNYYPNMIFPYEVGDDTVFKELRKAFAEYGMGTKTGIDIPGETTGIQNKDFKDSSSAPQGGNLLDLSFGQYDTYSALQLAQYVSTVANNGIRVQPHVVEGIYGNDENGALGKILKEIEPKVLNKVNISEDQIGILQQGFYNVVNGTSPFTTARGLKSDKFSIAAKTGTAETQATDANGVNHTTVNSNLVAYAPYENPEIAISVVLPHLNDESSKPNQTIAKEVLEAYMEMYKK